From a single Collibacillus ludicampi genomic region:
- the acnA gene encoding aconitate hydratase AcnA, whose product MSTKDIYSVRRELRVGDKTYVYYSLPALAEKFAAISKLPFSIKVLLEAAVRQFDGVAITEEHIKKLANWSEERDLNQEIPFKPARIVLQDFTGVPAVADLAAMRAAMQRMGKDPKKINPLIPVDLVIDHSVMVDVFGTKEALEENMKIEFERNAERYRFLRWAQTAFDNFRAVPPATGIVHQVNLEYLASVAATKDVDGELQVFPDSLVGTDSHTTMINGLGILGWGVGGIEAEAGMLGQPLYFVTPEVVGFKLIGTLPEGATATDLALTVTNILRKKGVVGKFVEFFGPGVSAMSLADRATVANMAPEYGATMGFFPVDEETLNYLRLTGRSDEQIALVEAYYKAQGLFRTDDMEQPVYSDIVELDLSTVVPSLAGPKRPQDRIELTNMKQSFNEIVRTPVEKGGFGLTEDDMKKEVVVNHPNGETTKLRNGSVVIAAITSCTNTSNPSVLISAGLLAKKAVEKGLKKPAYVKSSLAPGSRVVTDYLIKAGLMDALEALGFHVTGYGCTTCIGNSGPLPEEVSKAIAENDLTVAAVLSGNRNFEGRVHPQVKANYLASPPLVVAYALAGTVDIDMANEPIGYGHNNEPVYLKDIFPTAQEVKEAMNAALDPELFRKRYANVFTGNEMWNQIDVPTGTLYQWDENSTYIQEPPFFTNLSEEVGSLSEIKGAKTLALLGDSVTTDHISPAGSFKPDTPAGLYLQSRGVEPKDFNSYGSRRGNHEVMMRGTFANIRIRNQVAPGTEGGFTTYFPTGKVMTIYDASMKYQEQNIPLVVIAGKEYGTGSSRDWAAKGTYLLGVKAVIAESFERIHRSNLVGRGVLPLQFVEGQSWKSLGITGHETFDILGLSDDLQPGQTVKVRATREDGSTFEFDVIVRLDSVVDIDYYRNGGILQKVLRQLAQEETVVS is encoded by the coding sequence GTGTCGACCAAGGATATCTATTCTGTACGTCGTGAACTTCGCGTTGGCGACAAAACTTACGTGTATTATTCATTACCGGCGCTTGCAGAAAAATTTGCAGCCATTTCGAAGCTTCCATTTTCCATTAAAGTCCTTTTGGAAGCGGCTGTTCGCCAATTTGACGGTGTTGCCATTACGGAAGAGCATATCAAAAAGCTGGCAAACTGGAGTGAAGAGCGCGACCTGAATCAGGAAATTCCATTCAAACCTGCGCGTATCGTGCTGCAGGACTTTACAGGCGTGCCCGCTGTTGCAGACTTGGCAGCGATGCGTGCAGCGATGCAACGGATGGGCAAAGATCCGAAAAAAATCAATCCGCTCATTCCGGTGGATCTCGTCATCGACCATTCCGTCATGGTTGATGTTTTCGGCACGAAAGAAGCGCTTGAAGAAAATATGAAAATTGAATTCGAACGCAATGCGGAACGTTATCGTTTCTTGCGTTGGGCGCAAACGGCGTTCGATAATTTCCGTGCGGTTCCTCCGGCTACCGGGATCGTCCATCAGGTGAACCTCGAATACCTGGCATCTGTCGCTGCAACCAAAGATGTAGACGGCGAATTGCAAGTGTTCCCTGATTCTCTCGTAGGTACGGACTCTCATACGACAATGATCAACGGTCTCGGTATCCTCGGCTGGGGTGTCGGCGGTATCGAAGCGGAAGCGGGAATGTTGGGTCAACCCCTTTACTTCGTAACTCCAGAGGTTGTCGGCTTCAAATTGATCGGTACTCTCCCCGAAGGTGCTACAGCGACCGATTTGGCATTGACGGTAACGAATATTCTGCGCAAAAAAGGCGTTGTCGGCAAGTTCGTCGAATTCTTCGGGCCTGGGGTAAGCGCTATGAGCTTGGCCGATCGCGCTACTGTTGCCAATATGGCTCCTGAATACGGTGCGACCATGGGCTTCTTCCCGGTTGACGAGGAAACGCTTAATTATCTGCGTTTAACCGGCCGCAGCGATGAGCAAATCGCGTTGGTGGAAGCCTATTATAAAGCGCAAGGCTTGTTCCGTACGGATGACATGGAACAACCGGTATACTCCGATATTGTTGAACTGGATCTCTCCACCGTCGTTCCTTCTCTCGCAGGTCCGAAACGTCCGCAAGACCGCATCGAATTGACGAACATGAAGCAAAGCTTCAATGAGATTGTTCGGACACCGGTTGAAAAAGGCGGATTTGGACTCACGGAAGACGACATGAAGAAAGAAGTTGTCGTCAACCATCCGAATGGTGAAACAACGAAACTGCGCAATGGTTCTGTTGTCATTGCGGCGATCACAAGCTGTACGAACACATCAAACCCGAGTGTTCTCATCAGTGCCGGATTGCTCGCGAAAAAGGCTGTCGAAAAAGGTTTGAAAAAACCCGCTTATGTGAAGAGCAGCCTGGCACCCGGATCCCGCGTCGTCACCGATTACCTCATCAAAGCAGGGCTGATGGATGCGCTTGAAGCTCTCGGTTTCCATGTGACCGGTTACGGTTGTACCACATGTATCGGGAACTCCGGCCCGCTGCCTGAAGAGGTAAGCAAAGCGATCGCGGAGAATGATCTCACTGTTGCGGCTGTACTTTCCGGTAACCGGAACTTCGAAGGACGCGTTCATCCGCAAGTGAAAGCGAACTACCTGGCTTCACCGCCGCTTGTCGTCGCTTATGCGCTGGCGGGTACAGTCGATATCGACATGGCCAACGAACCGATCGGTTATGGACATAACAATGAGCCTGTGTACCTGAAAGATATCTTCCCGACTGCACAAGAAGTGAAGGAAGCGATGAATGCGGCATTGGATCCGGAATTGTTCCGCAAACGTTACGCGAACGTATTCACAGGCAACGAAATGTGGAACCAAATCGACGTGCCGACGGGAACGCTCTATCAGTGGGATGAGAATTCGACTTATATTCAAGAGCCGCCGTTCTTTACCAACCTGTCTGAAGAAGTAGGCTCCCTTTCGGAAATCAAGGGTGCAAAAACACTGGCTCTTCTTGGGGATTCGGTAACGACAGACCATATCTCTCCTGCAGGTTCCTTCAAGCCAGATACGCCTGCCGGACTCTACCTCCAAAGCCGCGGAGTCGAACCGAAAGATTTCAACTCCTACGGATCTCGTCGCGGTAACCATGAGGTGATGATGCGCGGGACATTTGCGAACATCCGCATTCGTAACCAGGTGGCACCGGGCACGGAGGGTGGATTCACCACATACTTCCCGACCGGTAAAGTGATGACGATCTATGATGCTTCGATGAAGTATCAAGAACAAAATATCCCGCTGGTTGTCATCGCAGGTAAAGAATACGGTACGGGAAGCTCGCGTGACTGGGCGGCAAAAGGAACATATCTTTTAGGGGTTAAGGCGGTCATCGCGGAAAGCTTTGAGCGCATCCACCGCAGCAACCTCGTAGGTAGGGGTGTATTGCCACTTCAATTCGTCGAAGGCCAAAGCTGGAAATCCCTTGGTATCACGGGTCACGAAACATTTGATATCCTTGGTCTTTCTGATGATTTACAACCGGGTCAAACCGTTAAAGTACGTGCAACCCGCGAAGACGGGTCCACGTTCGAATTCGATGTCATCGTCCGTCTCGACAGCGTCGTTGATATCGACTACTACCGCAACGGAGGCATCTTGCAAAAAGTCCTTCGTCAATTGGCACAAGAAGAAACGGTTGTATCCTAA
- a CDS encoding TatD family hydrolase — translation MIDTHIHLAQYARENIDRLIDHWWQRGIQRVVAVSTDLSSSYHTLELKLRYPDFIDAAVGFHPEYPTPAQNELEELIRLIKQERQLIAAIGEVGLPHYSLPTAEENKLSPYLEYLEIFAKIACEEDLPIVLHAVHDKAAKALQMMLEQKVSRVHFHWLKAPHKVVKQMIQAGYFISVTPEVCYRERDQQLVCQVPLQNLMLETDGPWPYSHLFEDQLTTPLFLYDVARKVADLKGMSFETVSETCNANAKRFYGNQ, via the coding sequence ATGATCGATACGCACATTCATCTTGCACAATATGCACGTGAGAACATAGACCGCTTGATCGATCACTGGTGGCAACGGGGGATTCAACGTGTCGTAGCGGTTTCCACCGACCTCTCTTCTTCCTACCATACATTGGAATTGAAACTAAGGTACCCGGACTTTATTGATGCCGCGGTTGGCTTTCATCCGGAATATCCCACGCCGGCCCAAAATGAATTGGAGGAACTGATTAGACTTATCAAACAGGAACGGCAGCTGATTGCAGCCATTGGAGAGGTCGGACTTCCGCATTATTCATTGCCAACAGCGGAAGAAAACAAGCTTTCGCCTTATCTGGAGTATCTTGAGATATTTGCGAAAATTGCCTGTGAAGAAGACCTACCTATCGTCTTGCACGCGGTTCACGACAAAGCGGCCAAAGCGCTCCAAATGATGCTAGAACAAAAAGTAAGTCGAGTACACTTCCATTGGTTGAAAGCTCCCCATAAAGTGGTAAAGCAAATGATTCAAGCGGGATATTTCATCTCGGTGACTCCCGAAGTCTGTTACCGGGAACGTGATCAACAACTTGTTTGTCAAGTGCCTTTACAAAACCTCATGCTGGAAACGGATGGCCCGTGGCCATACAGCCATCTCTTTGAGGACCAATTGACTACACCCCTGTTTTTATATGATGTTGCAAGGAAGGTAGCCGATCTGAAGGGGATGTCATTTGAAACCGTATCAGAAACCTGCAATGCAAATGCTAAGAGGTTTTACGGGAATCAATAA
- the paaX gene encoding phenylacetic acid degradation operon negative regulatory protein PaaX, translating into MKPQSMLFTIYGEYVRHYGGEIWVGSLTRLIGEFGLSEQAVRVAISRMVRQGWLVSRKIGNRSYYSLTERGKKRLNEAAQRIYKQHPNAWNGKWCIISYNIPETKRALRDQLRKELAWMGFGMLANSTWISPNDLADRVKEITESYEVNDYVEIFTSEHLGWSSPKQLVEKCWNLDEINAAYQEFIKQFQTHYENLKQKIENKEAISDSDCFVAKTQLVHEYRKFLFIDPSLPEELLPDFWMGREADELFRKYYDLLNPGAVRFFLQVFETAPDKE; encoded by the coding sequence ATGAAACCTCAATCGATGCTTTTCACAATTTATGGGGAATATGTACGCCATTATGGTGGAGAAATTTGGGTGGGAAGTCTAACACGCCTGATCGGAGAGTTCGGATTGTCGGAACAAGCCGTGCGTGTTGCGATATCCAGGATGGTACGTCAAGGATGGCTGGTTTCGCGTAAAATTGGCAACCGCTCGTATTATTCCTTGACGGAGCGAGGAAAAAAGCGTTTGAATGAAGCGGCACAACGGATTTATAAACAGCACCCGAATGCATGGAACGGGAAGTGGTGCATCATCAGCTATAATATCCCGGAAACAAAAAGAGCATTGAGGGATCAGTTGCGAAAAGAGTTGGCCTGGATGGGATTTGGCATGCTGGCAAACAGTACTTGGATCAGTCCGAATGACTTGGCGGATCGGGTGAAAGAGATCACCGAATCGTATGAAGTCAATGATTACGTTGAAATTTTCACGTCCGAACATCTCGGATGGAGCAGCCCGAAACAGTTGGTTGAGAAGTGTTGGAATCTTGATGAGATCAATGCCGCATATCAGGAGTTTATCAAACAATTTCAAACTCACTATGAGAATCTGAAACAGAAGATTGAAAACAAAGAAGCAATCTCGGATAGCGATTGTTTCGTAGCGAAGACCCAATTGGTGCATGAATATCGTAAGTTTCTGTTTATTGATCCAAGCCTTCCGGAAGAACTCTTGCCGGATTTCTGGATGGGGAGAGAAGCGGACGAGCTCTTCCGCAAGTATTATGATTTGCTGAATCCCGGGGCGGTTCGTTTCTTTTTGCAAGTCTTCGAGACTGCCCCGGATAAGGAATAA
- the trpB gene encoding tryptophan synthase subunit beta, whose product MSIVRVTDKGVFGEGELTFGGSFVPEPLQKALDRVEEAFLRYKDDPEFEKEFTYYLREYVGRPNPLYFAERLTNHLGGAKIYLKREDLNHTGAHKINNTIGQVLLAKRMGAKRIIAETGAGQHGVATATVCALFGIPCTIYMGEVDTKRQALNVFRMEMLGATVVAAKSGNRTLKEAVDEALQDFAENHEDTFYLLGSAVGPHPYPLMVRHFQSVIGREAREQILEKEGRLPDVIVACVGGGSNAIGLFYPFVDDPNVRIIGVEPAGKGLETGIHAAPLNVGKPDIIHGFKCYVMDDADQCHSIAAGLDYPGVGPEHSYYKAIGRAEYIAVTDDEALQAFLQLSKTEGIIPALESAHAVAYATKLAPVLGEGKVIIVNLSGRGDKDVAQVYEMLRSEP is encoded by the coding sequence ATGAGCATCGTACGTGTGACCGACAAAGGTGTATTTGGCGAAGGGGAGCTAACATTTGGAGGCAGTTTTGTGCCGGAGCCTCTGCAAAAGGCTTTAGACCGCGTGGAGGAAGCATTTCTGCGTTACAAAGACGACCCAGAATTTGAAAAGGAGTTTACGTATTATTTGCGGGAATACGTGGGTCGGCCGAATCCCCTTTATTTTGCAGAACGCTTAACAAACCATCTGGGTGGAGCAAAGATTTATCTCAAACGGGAAGATCTGAACCATACAGGTGCCCATAAAATCAACAATACGATTGGGCAAGTACTTCTCGCCAAACGCATGGGAGCAAAGCGCATCATCGCAGAAACGGGTGCCGGTCAACATGGTGTGGCTACGGCTACCGTATGCGCTTTATTTGGTATTCCCTGCACAATCTATATGGGCGAAGTCGACACTAAGCGCCAGGCACTGAATGTCTTCCGTATGGAAATGCTTGGAGCTACCGTTGTGGCTGCCAAATCCGGAAACCGTACGTTAAAGGAAGCGGTCGATGAAGCATTGCAAGATTTCGCGGAAAATCATGAAGATACTTTTTATTTACTCGGTTCTGCTGTCGGCCCACATCCGTATCCGTTAATGGTACGCCACTTCCAGTCAGTGATCGGACGTGAAGCTCGCGAACAAATCCTCGAAAAGGAAGGACGACTGCCGGATGTGATCGTCGCCTGTGTGGGCGGAGGTTCGAATGCAATCGGTTTGTTCTATCCTTTTGTTGACGATCCGAATGTTCGAATCATTGGCGTCGAACCTGCCGGCAAAGGACTTGAAACGGGCATTCATGCAGCTCCTCTGAATGTCGGCAAACCGGACATCATTCACGGATTTAAATGTTACGTCATGGATGATGCAGACCAATGCCATTCAATCGCCGCCGGACTGGATTACCCTGGCGTAGGTCCCGAGCATAGCTACTATAAAGCGATCGGTCGCGCCGAGTATATTGCGGTAACCGATGATGAAGCATTGCAAGCGTTTTTGCAACTGTCCAAAACGGAGGGGATCATCCCCGCGCTGGAAAGCGCCCATGCAGTCGCTTATGCCACGAAATTAGCTCCGGTTTTAGGAGAAGGCAAGGTCATCATCGTCAACCTGTCAGGCCGCGGAGACAAGGATGTCGCCCAAGTGTACGAAATGTTGAGAAGTGAACCGTAA
- a CDS encoding ABC transporter ATP-binding protein, which produces MQVIELKNVTWKRENKTILNQINWLVKSNEHWAIVGLNGSGKTSLLKIITGYQWPTTGTVRVLGQTYGSCEIQEIRKSIGWVSSALREEIHPGERVVDVVISGKYASIGLWYRVDPSEHLRALEILDRVDCLHLAEERYGTLSQGEKQKVLLARALITSPKLLILDEPCFGMDVRTREQVLHSLQEMGNHEDAPTLILVTHHIEEILPIFTHVLLLSDGKVAQSGSKQEVLTSENLGAIFDLDVTIEWLDGRPWLRTHAHRFKKTLI; this is translated from the coding sequence ATGCAAGTCATCGAACTCAAAAATGTCACATGGAAACGGGAAAACAAAACCATTCTCAATCAGATCAATTGGCTCGTGAAATCAAATGAACATTGGGCGATCGTCGGATTGAACGGCTCCGGAAAAACATCCCTGCTTAAAATCATCACCGGATATCAATGGCCGACCACGGGGACCGTTCGCGTCCTCGGACAGACATACGGATCTTGTGAAATCCAAGAAATCAGAAAATCAATTGGTTGGGTCAGTTCCGCACTCCGTGAAGAGATTCATCCCGGAGAACGGGTCGTGGATGTGGTCATCAGCGGAAAGTACGCTTCCATCGGGTTATGGTATCGCGTGGATCCGTCGGAACATCTTCGTGCCCTAGAAATCTTGGATCGGGTAGATTGCCTACACCTCGCGGAGGAGAGATACGGTACTCTATCACAGGGGGAAAAGCAAAAAGTGCTGCTCGCTCGTGCATTAATAACTTCCCCCAAGCTCCTCATTCTCGATGAACCTTGTTTCGGAATGGATGTCCGCACACGCGAACAGGTTTTGCACTCGCTACAAGAGATGGGGAACCATGAAGATGCGCCCACATTGATACTCGTTACACACCATATCGAGGAAATCCTTCCTATTTTTACACATGTGCTCTTATTATCGGATGGAAAGGTCGCACAAAGCGGTTCCAAACAGGAAGTACTCACGAGCGAAAACCTTGGAGCCATTTTCGATTTGGATGTAACGATCGAGTGGTTAGATGGACGTCCGTGGTTACGAACGCACGCTCATCGTTTTAAAAAAACACTCATTTAA
- a CDS encoding helix-turn-helix domain-containing protein, with translation MEHIHIKIGKNLHRIRKNRGYTLDKVAELTGVSKGMLGQIERGATSPTVTTLWKIASGLNISFSSLIEEESPAVSVISLANIRPLLEEDGKFRVYPMFPFDQKKRFEMYTLELEPGCRHESEAHGAGVEEYVHVSQGALDIIYEQKTYTIRQESAIRFLADKPHTYYNGTESVTRAQLLIYYGL, from the coding sequence TTGGAGCACATTCATATCAAGATCGGGAAAAACCTGCATCGTATACGCAAAAACCGGGGATATACTCTTGACAAAGTAGCTGAACTCACTGGGGTTAGCAAAGGAATGTTGGGACAGATCGAGCGAGGGGCAACGAGTCCAACGGTCACGACATTGTGGAAGATAGCCAGTGGACTGAATATATCCTTTTCTTCCTTGATCGAAGAAGAGAGTCCTGCTGTTTCTGTCATATCCCTTGCAAATATTCGTCCACTTCTTGAAGAGGATGGAAAATTTCGCGTGTATCCGATGTTTCCCTTTGATCAGAAGAAACGGTTTGAAATGTATACTCTCGAACTTGAGCCAGGGTGTCGTCACGAATCGGAAGCACACGGTGCCGGGGTTGAAGAGTATGTGCACGTATCACAAGGTGCATTAGATATCATCTACGAGCAAAAAACTTATACGATTCGTCAGGAAAGCGCGATCCGTTTTTTGGCGGATAAACCCCACACTTACTATAATGGGACGGAATCGGTCACGCGTGCACAACTACTGATTTACTACGGCTTGTGA
- a CDS encoding AzlC family ABC transporter permease — MQAETKETIDLQGRNIRFYHRQQFFQGVKTGMPIAVGYIPIAITFGLVAKSAGVPTYATMMMSFLIYAGASQFVGVQLLSLGATPWEILLTTFILNLRHFLMTASISQRIYKGTSKNWMALLAFGITDETFTVASLQKEQRLHPVFLLGLNLTAFSAWNLGTWTGLFVAAGLPESIQSSMGIALYAMFIGLLIPSLRKSLPIFVVTLCAMTMQTILHWVPLFSGISGGWEIIISTIISAIIGSLLFPKGVDES; from the coding sequence ATGCAAGCGGAAACAAAAGAAACGATCGATCTACAAGGGAGAAACATACGATTTTACCATCGGCAACAGTTTTTCCAAGGCGTGAAAACAGGGATGCCGATCGCCGTCGGTTATATACCTATCGCAATTACATTCGGTCTCGTTGCGAAATCTGCAGGAGTCCCCACGTATGCGACCATGATGATGTCATTTCTCATCTATGCCGGGGCAAGCCAATTTGTTGGCGTACAATTACTCTCACTTGGCGCCACACCTTGGGAAATCCTTTTGACTACTTTTATTCTGAATTTACGACATTTTCTCATGACTGCATCGATTTCTCAAAGGATATATAAAGGGACTTCAAAAAACTGGATGGCACTTTTAGCATTTGGGATCACCGATGAAACATTCACCGTCGCCTCTTTGCAGAAGGAACAACGTTTACATCCTGTATTTCTATTGGGTCTCAACCTGACAGCTTTTAGCGCATGGAATCTTGGTACTTGGACGGGATTGTTCGTTGCTGCTGGCCTACCCGAGTCGATTCAATCCAGTATGGGAATCGCTTTGTATGCCATGTTTATTGGCTTATTAATCCCTTCATTGCGAAAATCACTGCCCATCTTCGTGGTCACTCTCTGTGCCATGACAATGCAAACGATCCTTCATTGGGTACCACTCTTCTCCGGTATCTCTGGCGGATGGGAGATCATCATTTCAACGATTATCTCCGCTATCATCGGTTCCCTACTATTTCCAAAAGGGGTAGATGAGTCATGA
- a CDS encoding AzlD domain-containing protein, which yields MKHLWLLVIGMGLVTYLPRMLPMVLLQHVRFPPFLNRFFQLIPFAALGALIFPGILSSTGSIASSIAGGVLSVVLAFFRANVMAVVLVGIMGAFFWKMVIG from the coding sequence ATGAAACATCTTTGGTTACTCGTGATTGGAATGGGACTCGTAACATATTTGCCTCGCATGCTTCCTATGGTTTTATTACAGCATGTACGATTCCCTCCTTTTCTAAACCGATTTTTTCAATTGATTCCTTTCGCAGCATTGGGTGCACTCATTTTTCCCGGAATACTCAGTTCGACAGGAAGCATAGCATCGTCGATTGCTGGCGGTGTCCTTTCGGTCGTATTGGCGTTTTTCCGGGCAAATGTTATGGCAGTTGTACTTGTGGGCATCATGGGGGCATTCTTCTGGAAAATGGTCATCGGGTAA
- a CDS encoding C40 family peptidase, with protein sequence MKKGVRALLFAGTIGVSFLTASTAMAAETDWNVLLKKGSQGEKVIELQQDLRLLNYFTYPTNTGYYGEVTEEAVKAFQRDHGIQVNGMVGKTTGTYIEKELKARGLDTNSIQKANVVEIAKKYLGTPYQYAGMSPSGFDCSGFVKYVYAQRGVDLPRTSQEMYNTGTTVSDLKPGDLVFFSTYEPGPSHVGIYIGDNQFISATSSSGVKIDSFSNQYWGPRYIGAKRVM encoded by the coding sequence GTGAAGAAAGGTGTCAGAGCTCTACTATTCGCAGGTACGATTGGAGTATCTTTTCTCACCGCATCGACAGCCATGGCTGCGGAAACTGACTGGAACGTCCTGCTGAAGAAAGGTTCCCAGGGAGAGAAGGTCATCGAATTACAACAAGACTTACGCTTGTTAAACTATTTTACATATCCAACAAATACAGGATACTATGGCGAAGTTACAGAAGAGGCGGTCAAAGCGTTTCAAAGGGATCATGGTATTCAAGTCAACGGGATGGTCGGGAAAACAACCGGGACATATATCGAAAAGGAACTGAAAGCAAGAGGCCTGGATACAAATTCTATCCAGAAAGCGAATGTTGTTGAAATCGCTAAAAAATACCTGGGTACCCCCTATCAATATGCGGGTATGAGCCCATCCGGATTTGACTGTTCCGGTTTCGTAAAATATGTATATGCACAACGAGGTGTCGATTTGCCGCGTACTTCCCAAGAGATGTATAACACGGGAACAACGGTTTCCGATTTAAAGCCTGGCGATCTGGTATTCTTCTCTACATATGAACCGGGTCCTTCACACGTAGGGATTTACATAGGTGATAACCAATTTATCTCTGCAACGAGTTCCAGCGGTGTGAAAATCGATAGTTTTAGCAACCAATACTGGGGACCTCGTTATATTGGGGCGAAGCGAGTGATGTGA
- a CDS encoding ribonuclease H-like domain-containing protein, with protein MRSLRERLKSYKKDMIHHEAAPAIESLAEEFEEQTSVFPESALESVLPGCEEMTPYGPCYYRDVRFDVLTAHGHYPLARTLHLPLDVFYKVCKVKDGPHEWDEVCFFDTETTGLGSGAGTFIFLFGIGFYEEDEFVIRQYFLRSYTEERALLWSLAELLKRFRVIVSFNGKGFDWKLLETRFSMARLQVPSVIHLDLLPPSRRLWKKILGNCKLTTIEQEVLGFSRNDDIPGKKAPEIFFAYLSDGDARPLVGVFTHNVHDILTLVTLSAHIGMMVEHPLHMATHPEELFGLARWYDEWLQGKTSEACLVKIAEMDETNEYAREAMWKLSLFYKRLGQYEKAVLLWHELLDGHGMWQTAPRIELAKYYEHKMRDYQRALRFTEETIALLQEKRSLVRSLYIDHELKELFHRHNRLKNKMRKAVNDSVQQR; from the coding sequence ATGAGAAGCTTACGTGAACGGTTAAAAAGTTATAAGAAGGATATGATCCATCACGAGGCTGCGCCCGCCATCGAATCATTGGCAGAGGAATTCGAAGAGCAAACATCCGTTTTTCCCGAATCCGCGCTCGAGTCTGTGCTTCCGGGATGCGAGGAGATGACGCCGTATGGCCCTTGTTATTACCGCGATGTTCGCTTCGACGTACTGACAGCTCATGGACATTACCCGTTAGCCCGCACGCTCCACCTGCCCTTAGATGTTTTCTATAAAGTGTGCAAGGTGAAGGACGGGCCGCATGAGTGGGATGAGGTTTGCTTTTTTGATACAGAGACAACAGGACTTGGATCGGGTGCAGGAACTTTCATTTTTCTGTTCGGAATCGGCTTTTATGAAGAAGATGAATTCGTCATTCGTCAGTATTTTTTGCGTTCCTATACGGAAGAGCGAGCGCTTCTCTGGTCACTAGCCGAACTGCTGAAAAGGTTTCGGGTCATCGTTTCCTTTAACGGAAAGGGATTTGATTGGAAATTACTAGAAACTAGATTTTCGATGGCACGTCTGCAAGTACCGTCTGTGATTCATCTGGATCTCCTTCCTCCTTCCAGGCGGTTGTGGAAAAAGATTCTTGGTAACTGTAAATTGACGACTATAGAACAGGAAGTCCTAGGATTTTCACGCAACGATGACATTCCGGGTAAGAAGGCACCCGAGATATTTTTCGCGTACTTGTCGGACGGAGATGCCCGTCCTCTTGTAGGGGTATTTACACATAATGTCCATGACATTCTGACACTTGTAACGTTATCTGCACATATCGGAATGATGGTGGAACATCCGTTACATATGGCGACACATCCTGAGGAATTGTTCGGTTTAGCACGCTGGTACGATGAATGGCTGCAAGGTAAGACGAGTGAGGCTTGTCTGGTGAAAATCGCCGAGATGGATGAGACGAATGAATATGCGAGGGAAGCCATGTGGAAGCTTTCCCTTTTTTATAAACGGCTCGGTCAATATGAAAAAGCGGTCTTGCTCTGGCATGAGTTGTTGGATGGACATGGAATGTGGCAAACCGCACCGCGGATAGAACTGGCCAAGTATTATGAGCACAAGATGCGCGACTATCAGCGCGCCTTGCGATTCACAGAAGAAACGATCGCATTGCTGCAAGAAAAACGCTCGCTCGTTCGTTCTCTGTACATCGATCACGAATTGAAAGAACTGTTTCATCGGCATAACCGTCTCAAGAATAAAATGAGAAAAGCGGTAAACGACAGTGTTCAACAGCGATAG
- a CDS encoding DUF309 domain-containing protein yields MNDQVREFVRLFNEEQDFYECHELFELAWKAETEEPLKSFYKAMVQVATAQFKIRQGYLNGFRKLYSYCSDVLRELPPVYQGIDMVKLRHDFTEQLRKLPQDDFIEEGTYAQYGLDFLKLHVIDF; encoded by the coding sequence ATGAATGACCAGGTGCGCGAATTCGTGCGCTTATTCAATGAAGAACAGGATTTTTACGAGTGTCATGAACTGTTTGAGCTCGCATGGAAGGCGGAAACGGAAGAACCCTTGAAGTCTTTTTACAAAGCGATGGTACAAGTGGCGACCGCACAGTTTAAAATAAGGCAGGGATATTTGAACGGTTTTCGTAAATTGTACAGCTATTGTTCTGATGTTTTACGTGAACTGCCTCCGGTGTATCAGGGGATTGACATGGTGAAACTTCGTCATGATTTTACGGAGCAATTGCGCAAATTGCCGCAAGATGATTTTATTGAAGAGGGAACCTATGCGCAATATGGTCTGGATTTTCTCAAACTCCATGTGATTGACTTTTGA